TTCGACGAGTTCGTCCATACGCTCTCCCCCGATGACTTCTAAATGCGGGGCGGCAGAGTTGCGGAGTGTTCGCTGATGGCCGGCGGTATGTCGGCTGAGGCGGCGGCCATTGCGCGCGAGGCCCAGATGCGCTCGGAGGCTTCTGAGGCGGCACGCATTGCCTATGTGACGCAGGCCCGCACGCTTCGCGAGCGCCGCGGCTCGTTTATCAAGATGGTTGTCGTCTCCGCCCTTGTCGCGGCAATCTGCTCGCGCCTTCGTGGTACAGTTGGTGCGCTTGGGTTTTCGATTTCAACAGGCTTGGTAATCTGGGGTGTGGTCGATGCAGTAATGCTGACCAACCAGATCAAGGTACTCGACAAGCGCGCGATGGATATGATGCGCGCCCGCGACGCTGCCGCCAAGATCGCCGCCGAGGCACAGGAACTGTAACGACGCCAGACTCGATGGGAAGGTCTAAAGATGGCACAGGATATGCAGGACGCCGGTAACGTCTCCGCCGAGCTCGACGCCATGGTGTGTGACCTGATTGGTGCGTTCTTGGACGACCTTGCCGCCGGCGAGAATCCGGGCGTAGTTGTGGCGATCGAGGACGCTGCTTCCAACCGATATCTGGCGGCGCTCGACGAGGACGGCGAAGAGGCGTGCCTCGAGGCGGCCACCAACTTTATCTCCGAGCACAAGATGGGTCTTAAGGACGAGGGCCTGGGCCGCATCGCCCGCTATGCCATCGGCTACACCGGTTGTGTCGAAATTGACGGCGGCTATCACGACGCCTTACTCGTGAGCTTCTTCGAAACCACGCTCGAGAGCGGTTTTTCGGCATACGTGCTGTATGAGGGCATGGGCGCCGGCGATGGTTTTATGTGGAGCGACCCTGAACCTGCAGGTGAGGAAACCCCTCTTATCTAAAATCGCTAAAATAAACGAGTTTTCGGTAAAAGGCTCAATATTCCCGCTGAGCGTTGTATCGCTGGGCGGGCCGCATACGCGTGCCGTTTGTATATGGATAGAAGATAGGGGAACTACATGCGCGTAGACAATCTGAGGAACATCGCCATCATCGCCCACGTCGACCACGGCAAGACGACGATGGTCGACAAGCTCCTGCGTGCCACGGACGCCTTCCGTGCCAACCAGCAGGTCGAGGACCGCGTCCTGGACTCTAACGACCAGGAGCGCGAGCGCGGCATTACGATTCTCGCCAAGAACATCTCTATCGAGTACAAGGACGTCAAGATCAACGTCATCGACACCCCGGGCCACGCCGACTTTGGCGGCGAGGTCGAGCGCGTGCTGCGTATGGCCGACGGCGCCCTGCTGCTGGTTGACGCTTTTGAGGGCCCCATGCCCCAGACCCGCTTCGTGCTGCGTCACGCTATCGACACCGGCCTCAAGATCATGATCGTCATCAACAAGATCGATCGTCCGGGCGCCAACCCCGAGAAGGCCTACAACGACTGCCTGGACCTTATGGCCGACCTGGGTGCCACCGACGACCAGCTCGAGTTCGCCATGGAGCACGTGGTCTACGCCAGCGCCATGAATGGCTTTGCCCGTCTTGACCCCAACGACGGCAACATGGACATGTATCCGCTGCTCGATATGATCATCGACGACATGCCCGCTCCCGAGGTTGACGAGAACGCTCCGCTGGCCATGCAGTGCGTGACCATTGACCACTCCAACTTCGTTGGCCGCATCGGCATCGGTCGCGTGTACTCCGGCACCATCCACCAGGGCGACCAGATTCTGGTCGTCAAGAACGACGGCTCCAGCGCCACCGCTACCGTCAAGCAGCTCTTTACCTTCGACTACCTGGGCCGCACCGAATGCCAGGAAGTCGGCGCCGGCGACATCGCCGCCGTCGTGGGCATCGACCGCACCGATATCGGCGATGTCTACACCGATCCCGAGAACCCCGTTGAGCTCGAGCCCATCGAGATCGACCCGCCGACTCTGTCCATCGTCTTTGAGGCTTCGACCTCTCCGCTCGTCGGTCGCGACGGCGACATCGTGGGCGCCCGTCAGCTCAAGGAGCGCCTGTTCAACGAAGCCGAGAACAACGTGACCATGAAGATCGAGGAGCTCGAGGACAAGAGCGGCGTCGAGGTCTCGGGTCGCGGCATCCTGCACCTGTCCGTTCTGATGGAGTCCATGCGTCGCGAGGGCTTTGAGTTCCAGGTCGGTCGTCCCCGCGTTCTGTTTAAGAAGGACGAGAACGGCAACAAGATGGAGCCTGTCGAGCAGGCCGTCGTCGAGTGCCCGGACGAGTACTCGGGCAAGGTCGTCGAGGTCTTCGGTACCTCCGGCGGCATCATGACGAGCATGGATACCTCGGGCATCGTGACGCACCTCGAGTTTAAGATCCCGACCCGCGGCATCATGGGTCTTAAGAACCGCATCATGAATGTCACCCACGGCGAGGGCGTGTTCTACCACACCTTCCTGGAGTATGGTCCCTACGCCGGCGAGATCGGCAACCGTCAGAACGGCGCCATGATCTCCATGACCACCGAGAAGGCCGTTGCCTACGCTCTGGGTACGCTGCAGGAGCGCGGCCAGCTGTTTGTTGAGCCGGGCACCGAGTGCTACGAGGGCATGATCGTGGGCGAGCGTAGCAAGGCTGGCGACATGGTCGTCAACATCGCTCGCACCAAGAACCTGGGCAACCAGCGTTCCTCGACCTCCGATATCTCCGTCCAGCTGGTGCCGCCTCGCACCTTCTCGCTGGAGGAGGCGCTGGAGTACATCGCCGACGACGAGCTGGTCGAGATCACCCCCAAGAACATTCGCCTGCGCAAGCGTCTGCTCAACGCCACCGACCGCAAGAAGGCTGCCGTCCGCGCCGGCCAGGTCAACAAATAAGCGCTGAGCTTTATAGCGACTAACAAGAAAGGGCGTCGACCGCAATGGTCGACGCCCTTTTTGGTGCAAGGGGACAGGTTGCTTTGCACCACCATAAAGGTGCCTGTCCCCTTTATGGTGGTTGGCGGCTAAGCGGTGGGGAGTTCTGGCGTGTTAGCCGGCTGCTGCGGCTTGAGGTGGGCGTTGCGCCAGATGATCTGGATAACGTAGCCGAGCATAAAGACAAAGGCCACGCCGCTGATGAAGCTGCCTACGAGGGGAAGCCCCGTGAGGGCGCCTGCGATTACGCCACCAACGGCTGCCATGGCGTAGCGGTTCTGGCTGTGTCCGACCATGCGCGCGATTGCGCACCCTGCAAAGGCACTCGATACCAGCGCGATGCCAATAACACCGCACATGAGGGCTCCGGCAAGCGACAGACCAGCGATAGAGATAATTAGCAGTAGGACGGCGGGGACGATAGCGACCGTGCCCAGAAGACCGCTCACCCACAGGGGCATGGGGCGCTGGTGGAGCATACCGGCGGCGCTGGCAGTCGCGCGCGGAAAGACGAGCTCGAGCAGTAGAGCGACAAAGCAGGTCGAGAGTGCCGCGGCGACGATACCGCCGATGACATCGTTAACGGTGGAAGTATCCTCGTTCTCGGTGCGGTCGATCTTGAGCGCGCCGACCTCGGCTCCCGCGGCGCGCTCGGGGTCCTCGGAAACATGGGCGTTCACGGTGCCGGTGATGTGGGCGTTCTTGCCCAGGATGAGCTTATCGGCCCAAACCTCGACATCGCCCTCGACGGTGCCATCGATAGTCACCGTATCGCCCGCAAGCGCTGCCGACTTGGTAGAGCCGCGCAGGGCAACCGTCTCGCCTATCGCATAGAAACAGTTGGCGGTGCTGTCGGAATTGAGCACGACATGCTGGCCGGCAACGGTCACGCTGCCATCAACCGTAGTCTTGGCAATGTCGATGGTGCGCGCCGCCAAGCGGACGGCGCCGCCCACCGTGCAGTCGCGGATGGAGAGGCTCTCGCCTGCTGCAATTATGTCGCGGCCGATGGGCGCATCGTCCAAGTTGAGGGCCTGACCTGCCCAGTACAGGTCACCTTCGACGCCGGACGAATTGGCGTCATTGTCGGTCGCAAGTACGTTGCCTGCGGTGTCTGTGCCGGCAAACGACGCCGTGGGAAGTGCGGTGACCGCTAGGGCGACGAGCGCGAATAGGATCGTGATGCGGACCCACGCTTTACGGCGCTGGGTCGACGGGAATTGATTACAGGGCATAGTGAATCCTTCGTCAGATGCTCGACATACACCTAACAGGGTACCCAACGCGTGGGCGCTCTAAAAGAACCTCTCGGTTGCATTTCGAAGGGTCGTGCCGTGCTGTTTACTTTTTGCGGTGCAAGAAGCGCGCGATGTCTTCCTCGGTGGGGCTTTTGATGTCAAAGCGCAGCGAGAGCCAGCGCAGACCCATGGTCACGACGACGCATACGACCAGCGCGGCGACATTGCTCATGATGCCGCTCATAACGAGACACACATAGCTTGTCGATCCGGCGATGGCGGCGATGGCATAAAAGTTAGTACGTTGGAAAATGCCCGGAACCACGCCCATAAAGCCGTCGCGCAGCATGCCGCCGCCCACCGCGGTGAAAAAGCCCATCATGATGCACACCGCCGGCGCAAAGCCGTAGACCAGCGCCTTGTCTGCTCCAGTGGCGGCGTAGATACCGACCGAGATGATGTCGAGCAGGGGAATGAGTTTTTCGGGTTTGTCGACGATTGCCGGGAAAATATAGATGATGGCTGCCGTGGCAATGGAAAGCGGCAGCGCCATTGGCTGGTTGAGGATGTAGACGTTGCCCACCTGCAGCGTCATGTCGCGTAAAAGACCGCCGCCCAAGCCACAGACCACGGCGAGCGCAACTGCACCCACCAGGTCGAGTTTGTGCTCGCGCGCGACCAACACGCCCGAGATTGAAGCCGCGACGACGGCGAACATTTCGAGCCAAAACGGGATGGCGACCATGGCATCCGTGGCGTGTGAGGTAACGGTCATAGCGGCGACGACGGGCAAGATGGGGTCCTTTGGATTACGGATTTGGACAATGCCCGTACATAGTACATGTTCGGCGCCGATTGCGACCCTATTGCTCGGCAAACGGTCGGGACTGGATGCGGGCGTAGGTTCCATGTTTGGGGATCTGGGTTGATGCTGAACGCGATGGGGGCGTGGTTGAATAGGAGGGATGTCTAAATTTTGAGCAGCGCTCAAAATTTATCCGGTCGGCTTACGCCGACCGCGCTGCGCTAAAAACGCGCCACGGGCGCGTTTTCTTTACGCTTTGCGCCCTGGCGGGTTCGAATCCCTCCTCCTTCGCCGTATTTGTTTGTAAGGGACTCAAAACAAAAAAGCTCCCGTTGTTGGGAGCTTTCTCAACCAAAATGGCGGAGGAGGAGGGATTCGAACCCTCGTGACCTTATACAGGCCAAACGGTTTTCGAGACCGCCGCATTCAACCACTCTGCCACCCCTCCGCGTGGGGTAAAAACAAAGCAGGCTCGAAGGCCTGCTTTGGAATTAACTGGCGGAGAGTCAGGGATTTGAACCCTGGAGACGCTTTTGACGCCTACACGATTTCCAATCGTGCTCCTTCGGCCACTCGGACAACTCTCCGTTAAATGCGAAAGTCAGTATACACGAGGAATCGCAAAGTGCAAACAGAAAAGTTGGCATTTTTTAAAACGCTTGGCCGCGCTTGGCGCTGCAGTGGGGTTTGAGGTGCCAAAAAACGGCTTCCGACCAGCGTGGTTGATCAACTCAATTGTTCAAAAAGGGTATTCATAAGCGACTTGGCAATGAATTTAAAAATCTTTGGGTGGTGCTGTGGGCCACTGGTATGCATTTTGCGACCACAGTCTTGTGCCCGTTGACCTGCGGCTTGGCTCAGCTTGTCCCCACGGCACCGTATCTTGTCAACAGATCCGTCAAGCTTTTGGTCAGCATTTGGTTGGAATGCGCATGAAACGTCGTGTGAGTATGGGCATATGTGGAGGTCATGAGGTTGTAGCTGCATATTCTTGCAGCCTAGGAGGTTGAAAGATATTATTACCAAGTCTTTTCCTGCTTCAGGCGCACCTTCACGACCTGAAGCCACATTTGCCCAGAGGAGGTGACAATATGAAGGCTTATGAACTGCTGTTCTTTGTTGACCCGTCGCTCGACCCCGAGACTCGTCTCGCTGTTATGAAGCGTATCGATACCACGATCGCCGAGGGCGCTGGCAAGGTCGACTCCGTTGACGAGTGGGGCAAGCGCAAGCTCGCCTACGAGATCAACGACCTCACCGATGGTGACTACACCCTCATCAACTTCCACGCAGATCCTACCCAGATCGCCGAGCTTGATCGCGTCCTGCGCATCACCGACGCTGTGGTCCGCCACATGATCGTCCGTCGCGACGACCAGGAGTAAGACTGTCGTTTTGGACTGGGCTTGTGCCCCAAGAGGAAGTAGTGAGTTATGAGCATCAATCGAGTGAACATCACCGGTAACCTCACCCGCGATCCCGAGCTGCGCGCCACCGCCGGCGGAACCCAGGTTCTGTCCTTTGGCGTCGCCGTGAACGATCGTCGCCGCAACGCGCAGACTGGCGAGTGGGAGGACTATCCCAACTTTGTCGACTGCACCATGTTCGGCACCCGCGCCGAGGCCGTGAGCCGTTTCCTGGCAAAGGGAAACAAGGTCGCGATCGAGGGCAAGCTGCGCTACAGCTCTTGGGAGCGCGACGGCCAGCGCAGGAGCAAGCTCGAGGTCATCGTCGATGAGATCGAGTTTATGAGCTCCCGTGGTGGCCAGGGTGGCTACGATCAGGGCGGTTACGCCCCCGCAGCTCCCGCGCCCGCAGCACGTCCTGCCGCACCGGTGGCTACGCCGCCCGCGGTCGACGTCTACGATGAGGACATCCCGTTCTAAGGGTTGTTCACCTATTTTTGAGTGAGAGGCGGCTTCGGTTCGCCGAAGTTGCCAAATGAAAGGTATTTTGACATGGCTAATGATTTTTCTGCACGTCAGCCGCGTCGTAAGTACTGCCAGTTCTGCAAGGAGAACACTGAGTTCATCGACTATAAGGACACTCAGCTTCTCCGTAAGTACATGACCGACCGTGGCAAGATCAAGCCCCGTCGCGTCACTGGCGCTTGCACGCAGCATCAGCATGACATCGCCAACGCCATCAAGCGCGCCCGCGAGATGGCTCTCCTGCCGTACACCGTCCCCGTGGTTTCCTCTCGTGGCAACCGCGACCGCGGCTAAGAAGGGAGACGCATCATGAAGG
The DNA window shown above is from Collinsella aerofaciens and carries:
- a CDS encoding single-stranded DNA-binding protein: MSINRVNITGNLTRDPELRATAGGTQVLSFGVAVNDRRRNAQTGEWEDYPNFVDCTMFGTRAEAVSRFLAKGNKVAIEGKLRYSSWERDGQRRSKLEVIVDEIEFMSSRGGQGGYDQGGYAPAAPAPAARPAAPVATPPAVDVYDEDIPF
- the typA gene encoding translational GTPase TypA; the encoded protein is MRVDNLRNIAIIAHVDHGKTTMVDKLLRATDAFRANQQVEDRVLDSNDQERERGITILAKNISIEYKDVKINVIDTPGHADFGGEVERVLRMADGALLLVDAFEGPMPQTRFVLRHAIDTGLKIMIVINKIDRPGANPEKAYNDCLDLMADLGATDDQLEFAMEHVVYASAMNGFARLDPNDGNMDMYPLLDMIIDDMPAPEVDENAPLAMQCVTIDHSNFVGRIGIGRVYSGTIHQGDQILVVKNDGSSATATVKQLFTFDYLGRTECQEVGAGDIAAVVGIDRTDIGDVYTDPENPVELEPIEIDPPTLSIVFEASTSPLVGRDGDIVGARQLKERLFNEAENNVTMKIEELEDKSGVEVSGRGILHLSVLMESMRREGFEFQVGRPRVLFKKDENGNKMEPVEQAVVECPDEYSGKVVEVFGTSGGIMTSMDTSGIVTHLEFKIPTRGIMGLKNRIMNVTHGEGVFYHTFLEYGPYAGEIGNRQNGAMISMTTEKAVAYALGTLQERGQLFVEPGTECYEGMIVGERSKAGDMVVNIARTKNLGNQRSSTSDISVQLVPPRTFSLEEALEYIADDELVEITPKNIRLRKRLLNATDRKKAAVRAGQVNK
- a CDS encoding trimeric intracellular cation channel family protein, which gives rise to MPVVAAMTVTSHATDAMVAIPFWLEMFAVVAASISGVLVAREHKLDLVGAVALAVVCGLGGGLLRDMTLQVGNVYILNQPMALPLSIATAAIIYIFPAIVDKPEKLIPLLDIISVGIYAATGADKALVYGFAPAVCIMMGFFTAVGGGMLRDGFMGVVPGIFQRTNFYAIAAIAGSTSYVCLVMSGIMSNVAALVVCVVVTMGLRWLSLRFDIKSPTEEDIARFLHRKK
- the rpsF gene encoding 30S ribosomal protein S6 → MKAYELLFFVDPSLDPETRLAVMKRIDTTIAEGAGKVDSVDEWGKRKLAYEINDLTDGDYTLINFHADPTQIAELDRVLRITDAVVRHMIVRRDDQE
- the rpsR gene encoding 30S ribosomal protein S18; amino-acid sequence: MANDFSARQPRRKYCQFCKENTEFIDYKDTQLLRKYMTDRGKIKPRRVTGACTQHQHDIANAIKRAREMALLPYTVPVVSSRGNRDRG
- a CDS encoding polymer-forming cytoskeletal protein: MPCNQFPSTQRRKAWVRITILFALVALAVTALPTASFAGTDTAGNVLATDNDANSSGVEGDLYWAGQALNLDDAPIGRDIIAAGESLSIRDCTVGGAVRLAARTIDIAKTTVDGSVTVAGQHVVLNSDSTANCFYAIGETVALRGSTKSAALAGDTVTIDGTVEGDVEVWADKLILGKNAHITGTVNAHVSEDPERAAGAEVGALKIDRTENEDTSTVNDVIGGIVAAALSTCFVALLLELVFPRATASAAGMLHQRPMPLWVSGLLGTVAIVPAVLLLIISIAGLSLAGALMCGVIGIALVSSAFAGCAIARMVGHSQNRYAMAAVGGVIAGALTGLPLVGSFISGVAFVFMLGYVIQIIWRNAHLKPQQPANTPELPTA